The Accipiter gentilis chromosome 14, bAccGen1.1, whole genome shotgun sequence genome contains a region encoding:
- the NCOA6 gene encoding nuclear receptor coactivator 6 isoform X4, with protein MSDRLPLLETMVLDDLPNLKDTYASLYSSAMEDLEVDFDSGLEEDELKQEAAPEDSTIFVAFKGNIGDRDFEQKLDTILENVPGLLHMESNKLKLQKIEPWNSVRVTFNIPREAAERLRILAQNNNQQLRDLGILSVQIEGEGAINLALAQNRSQDVRINGPLGASNSVRMETGFPMQGGQGLIRMSNAAAVMMSQSGNVPSSMVASGASAELQPRTPRPPSQPDAMDPLLSGLNIQQQNHPSGSLAPQLHSMQSVPVNRQMNSANFQQLQQQTQLQTRPPQPHQQPQQGIRPSFTSPAQVPVPPGWNQLPSGALQPPPTQGALGTLTVNQGWKKAPLPGQMQQQLQARPSLATVQTPTHPPPPYPFGSQQASQAHSNFPQMSNPGQFTAPQMKSLQGGPSRVPTPLQQPHLTNKSPASSPSSFQQGSPASSPTVNQTQQQMGPRPPQSSTVPQGFQQPVSSPSRNPMVQQGNVPPNFMVMQQQNQGPQGLHPGLGGIPKRLPPGFPAGQANQNFMQGQVPSTAPGTPVNSGAPQLQTSQNVQHTGGQGSGPPQNQMQAPHGPPNMMQTNLMGLHGNMNNQQAGASGVPQVNMGNIQGQPQQGPQSQLMGMHQQIVSSQGQMVNIQAQGSLNPQNQMILSRTQLMPQGQMMVTPQNQNLGPSPQRMTPPKQMIPQQGQQMMSTHNQMMGPQGQVLLQQNSMMEQMMTTQMQGNKQPFSTQNQSNVMTGPAQLMRGPTPNMQGNMVQFTGQMMAQQGPVNGNPSQVMGIQGQVLRPTGPGPHISQQLGDTTTTTNNDVNLTQMLPDVPVQQPNMVPSHMQAMQGNNSASGSHFSGHGLPFSTGFSGTPNGNQISCGQNPVFPVNKDVTLTSPLLVNLLQSDISAGHFGVNNKQNNQNANKPKKKKPPRKKKNNQQLEQTTSSEPRPAGLEESDQSSMSGEQGMNLDNSGPKLSDFASRPPGYPSQPVEQRPLQQMPPQLMPHTQQPQQQQQQQPPQPPPQQAQAPPQTPQQQQQMMMMLMMQQDPKTVRLPVPQGVHPPRGPLNPDAQRMPMQQSSNMPVMVNLQGPGSVPPSPDKQRISLPGNPPLGNNARKMVYQDNVQNPSSSPLGEVSSVSSLPEGGGAEGPPASVAQNNMTSHLVVSQNQLMMTGPKPGPSPLSTAQGASPQQQSNSLPSALTHHFPNVATPSQTSRPKTPNRASPRPYYPQTPNNRPPSTEPSEISLSPERLNASIAGLFPPQINIPLPPRPNLSRGFDQQGLNPTTLKAIGQAPSNLTINNQSSFAAPQSHKLEGVVINSGKQTNTGGTKRASPSNSRRSSPGSSRKTTPSPGRQNSKAAKLSLTTQQNPSLLQNMELQRNMMAGPSSLPTPVTTSFQNNNMLSNQNPAISAPAMTGIPEDNKESLSVPQDNECQSAQGVQGNKDQPSIELKGIPTPEMKMLVSEEQSKKDGQALDTSKLPVMEESKTMVSAAMREAPTSLSQLLDNSGAPNVTIKPPGLTGLEMAPIVTAGEELKKIAVIPPLQDSSLSKEPSNSLSLPQNNEPCSNPGHQELGEMNSNVAQSVPPVMQRPVSSSISGSLPPNQITVFVTSNPITSSANTSAPLPSHLQPALVSTVVTMPNVGSKVMVSEGQSAVQSNSRPQFITPVFINSSSIIQVMKGSQSSTIPAAPMTSNSSLMPQSVAVVGPLHIPQNIKFSGPAPPSTSSSSPVSSIPTSRPLVLNPLAPPVQLSSPATVSSNVPSHPPAQQVKDFSPEETTSQSGGSSDQCSVTAMQSGPVVSPLLTSSPGSGNRRSPVSSSKGKGKVDKIGQLLLTKACKKVTGSLEKGEEQYALDGEAEGQGLEMSVPNSLGTEQSPAELDNKTVTPPAPSLIKQSTSGAGSSSVSTAAAAPASASPSVPTSTPPTSVLSVVTTPAVPDPAPAAPSTNGSNHSSLPAEQTGIGVVEEKAGAHQELLQSTASSQHLTQKKTSVAPSESTVQRTELETNAPVVAGQRLQ; from the exons gtttaATAAGAATGAGCAATGCTGCAGCTGTCATGATGTCCCAGAGTGGAAATGTGCCTTCCTCTATGGTGGCAAGTGGTGCTAGTGCTGAGCTGCAGCCAAGAACACCTCGGCCTCCCTCACAGCCAG ATGCAATGGACCCACTCTTATCTGGGCTAAATATCCAGCAGCAAAATCATCCATCTGGATCTTTAGCTCCCCAGCTCCATTCAATGCAGTCAGTTCCTGTAAACAGGCAGATGAACTCAGCCAACTTTCAGCAGCTACAGCAGCAGACGCAGTTGCAGACACGTCCTCCCCAGCCACATCAGCAGCCACAGCAGGGTATTCGACCTTCATTTACTTCACCAGCACAGGTTCCAGTTCCCCCTGGCTGGAACCAGCTTCCTTCTGGAGCACTTCAGCCTCCTCCAACCCAGGGAGCATTGGGTACATTGACAGTAAACCAGGGTTGGAAAAAGGCCCCATTGCCTGGACAAATGCAGCAGCAACTTCAAGCAAGACCATCTCTAGCAACAGTACAAACTCCTACTCATCCTCCACCTCCATATCCTTTTGGAAGCCAGCAAGCTTCCCAGGCTCACTCAAACTTTCCCCAAATGAGCAATCCTGGCCAGTTTACTGCTCCTCAAATGAAAAGCCTTCAGGGAGGGCCCTCACGGGTTCCTACACCACTACAACAACCCCACCTGACCAACAAGTCTCctgcttcctctccctcctccttccagcaGGGATCTCCTGCATCATCTCCAACAGTTAACCAGACGCAGCAGCAGATGGGACCAAGGCCTCCCCAGAGTAGCACGGTTCCCCAGGGATTTCAGCAGCCTGTCAGTTCTCCTAGTCGTAATCCTATGGTGCAACAGGGGAACGTACCCCCCAACTTCATGGTGatgcagcagcaaaaccaaggTCCACAAGGTTTACACCCTGGTTTAGGAG GAATACCCAAGCGCCTCCCCCCAGGGTTCCCTGCAGGCCAGGCTAACCAGAACTTCATGCAAGGTCAGGTGCCTTCCACAGCTCCAGGAACACCGGTGAACAGTGGAGCGCCGCAGCTGCAAACTAGCCAAAATGTGCAGCACACAG gtggccAAGGATCTGGACCTCCTCAAAATCAGATGCAAGCACCACATGGCCCACCAAATATGATGCAGACCAATCTAATGGGACTTCATGGAAATATGAACAACCAGCAGGCTGGTGCTAGTGGGGTGCCACAAGTTAACATGGGCAACATACAGGGACAGCCTCAGCAAGGACCACAGTCTCAGCTTATGGGAATGCATCAGCAAATTGTATCCTCTCAAGGACAGATGGTAAACATTCAGGCTCAGGGATCACTGAATCCTCAAAACCAGATGATACTTTCTCGAACTCAGCTCATGCCACAAGGCCAAATGATGGTgacaccacaaaaccaaaatcttgGTCCTTCTCCCCAAAGGATGACCCCACCCAAACAGATGATTCCCCAGCAGGGACAACAGATGATGTCTACACACAATCAGATGATGGGACCTCAGGGCCAGGTCTTGTTGCAGCAAAACTCAATGATGGAACAGATGATGACCACTCAGATGCAAGGAAATAAACAGCCTTTTAGTACTCAAAACCAGTCCAATGTTATGACGGGGCCAGCTCAACTGATGAGAGGACCAACCCCAAACATGCAAGGAAACATGGTGCAGTTCACTGGGCAGATGATGGCACAGCAAGGCCCTGTGAATGGTAATCCTTCTCAGGTTATGGGAATTCAAGGGCAGGTTTTAAGACCCACTGGACCTGGTCCTCACATATCTCAGCAACTTGGGGATACTACTACTACAACAAATAATGATGTGAACTTGACACAGATGTTACCGGATGTTCCTGTGCAGCAGCCAAACATGGTGCCTTCTCACATGCAAGCAATGCAAGGAAACAACAGTGCTTCAGGGAGTCATTTCTCTGGCCATGGGCTGCCTTTCAGTACAGGGTTTAGTGGAACGCCAAATGGGAATCAGATTTCCTGTGGGCAGAATCCTGTTTTTCCTGTCAATAAAGATGTTACGCTCACAAGTCCGCTCTTGGTTAACCTTCTACAAAGCGATATATCAGCAGGACACTTTGGTGTGAataacaaacaaaataatcagaATGCCAACAAGCCGAAGAAGAAGAAGCctccaaggaagaagaaaaataatcaacaaCTAGAACAAACAAC ttcttcagAACCACGTCCAGCTGGCCTGGAGGAGAGTGATCAGTCATCGATGTCTGGAGAACAGGGAATGAATTTAGATAATTCAGGCCCTAAACTTTCAGATTTTGCAAGTAGGCCACCAG GTTATCCATCTCAGCCGGTGGAACAAAGACCACTTCAGCAGATGCCACCTCAACTCATGCCACATacacagcagccacagcagcagcagcagcagcagccaccacagcCACCACCACAGCAAGCCCAGGCACCACCACAAACaccacagcaacagcagcagatgaTGATGATGCTTATGATGCAGCAGGATCCCAAAACGGTCAGGCTTCCTGTACCACAAGGAGTTCACCCACCAAGAGGGCCTCTGAATCCAGATGCTCAACGAATGCCAATGCAGCAAAGCAGTAACATGCCAGTAATGGTTAACCTCCAAGGTCCTGGATCAGTGCCTCCATCTCCTGATAAACAAAGAATTTCCTTGCCAGGCAATCCTCCTCTGGGaaataatgcaagaaaaatgGTTTATCAAGATAATGTACAGAATCCTTCCAGCTCACCCCTTGGAGAGGTTTCATCAGTATCCTCCCTTCCAGAAGGAGGTGGAGCTGAAGGCCCCCCAGCATCAGTAGCTCAGAATAATATGACATCTCATTTAGTAGTTTCACAGAACCAATTAATGATGACGGGACCCAAACCTGGACCGTCTCCACTTTCAACTGCACAAGGTGCAAGTCCCCAGCAGCAGTCTAATTCTCTGCCTAGTGCTCTTACACACCATTTTCCAAATGTTGCCACCCCATCACAAACTTCAAGGCCTAAAACCCCAAACAGAGCAAGCCCAAGGCCATACTATCCTCAGACTCCTAATAACCGTCCACCTAGCACAGAACCATCAGAAATTAGCTTGTCTCCAGAGAGACTCAATGCTTCTATAGCTGGTCTGTTCCCTCCCCAGATTAATATTCCTTTACCTCCCAGGCCTAATCTCAGTAGAGGATTTGACCAGCAGGGTCTTAATCCCACTACTTTGAAGGCCATTGGACAAGCCCCATCAAATCTCACAATTAACAATCAGTCTAGTTTTGCTGCTCCACAGTCACACAAATTGGAAGGTGTGGTCATTAATTCAGGAAAACAGACCAACACTGGAGGAACAAAGAGAGCAAGTCCAAGCAATAGTCGAAGGTCTAGTCCTGGATCCAGTAGGAAAACTACACCAAGCCCTGGCAGACAGAATTCGAAAGCAGCTAAATTATCATTGACAACTCAGCAGAACCCATCTCTCTTGCAGAACATGGAATTACAAAGAAATATGATGGCTGGTCCCTCTTCTTTGCCGACACCTGTGACGAcaagttttcaaaataataacATGCTAAGTAATCAGAATCCTGCTATTTCTGCACCTGCTATGACTGGTATTCCTGAAGACAATAAAGAGAGCCTTAGTGTGCCTCAAGACAATGAGTGTCAAAGTGCACAAGGTGTCCAAGGTAACAAAGACCAGCCAAGTATTGAACTAAAAGGTATCCCTACtccagaaatgaaaatgttggtTTCAGAAGAACAGTCAAAAAAAGATGGGCAAGCCTTAGACACCAGTAAGCTTCCAGTCATGGAGGAAAGTAAAACCATGGTATCTGCAGCTATGAGGGAGGCACCAACTTCTTTAAGTCAACTTCTTGATAATTCTGGAGCTCCTAATGTAACCATTAAGCCCCCTGGGCTGACTGGTCTTGAAATGGCACCGATAGTCACTGCTGGTGAGGAGCTAAAGAAGATAGCTGTCATTCCTCCACTACAAGATTCATCCTTGAGCAAAGAGCCATCTAATTCACTTAGCTTGCCTCAAAATAATGAGCCCTGTTCAAATCCAGGGCACCAGGAACTGGGAGAAATGAACTCAAATGTTGCACAGAGTGTTCCTCCAGTAATGCAAAGGCCTGTCAGCTCTTCTATTTCAGGTTCTTTACCCCCCAACCAGATAACAGTTTTTGTAACTTCAAACCCTATTACATCTTCTGCTAATACATCAGCACCGTTGCCATCTCACTTGCAACCTGCGTTGGTGTCGACTGTTGTCACAATGCCCAACGTAGGGAGCAAAGTTATGGTTTCTGAGGGACAGTCAGCAGTTCAGTCTAACTCCCGGCCACAGTTCATTACACCTGTTTTTATAAACTCGTCGTCAATAATTCAAGTTATGAAGGGCTCTCAATCAAGTACGATTCCAGCAGCCCCGATGACTTCTAACTCCAGTCTAATGCCTCAGTCAGTTGCGGTTGTTGGTCCTTTGCATATACCGCAGAATATAAAGTTCTCTGGCCCCGCTCCTCCCAGCACATCATCCAGCAGTCCTGTTTCTAGTATTCCCACCAGCAGGCCACTGGTTCTTAATCCCTTGGCACCTCCTGTTCAGCTGTCTTCTCCTGCTACAGTTTCTTCCAATGTTCCTTCACATCCTCCTGCTCAGCAAGTCAAAGACTTCAGCCCAGAGGAGACCACTTCTCAAAGTGGTGGGTCAAGCGACCAGTGCTCTGTTACAGCAATGCAGTCTGGACCTGTGGTTTCACCTCTTCTTACAAGTAGTCCAGGATCTGGGAACAGACGAAGTCCTGTTTCTTCGagtaaaggaaagggaaaagtagACAAGATTGGCCAACTCTTGCTGACTAAAGCGTGCAAGAAAGTCACTGGCTCCCTTGAGAAAGGGGAAGAGCAATATGCTTTGGATGGAGAAGCAGAAGGTCAGGGACTAGAAATGTCAGTCCCAAATAGTTTGGGAACAGAGCAATCACCAGCAGAACTAGATAATAAAACTGTGACACCTCCAGCACCCAGTCTTATAAAACAGAGCACTTCTGGGGCTGGCAGTTCGAGTGTCAGCACTgcggctgctgctcctgcctctgcatcTCCAAGTGTACCAACAAGCACTCCTCCTACGAGCGTTCTGTCGGTTGTAACCACTCCTGCAGTCCCAGACCCTGCGCCTGCAGCACCAAGCACTAATGGTAGTAACCACAGCAGTTTACCAGCTGAGCAAACTGGGATTGGTGTGGTGGAGGAGAAAGCAGGAGCACATCAGGAACTGCTACAAAGTACAG CATCCTCTCAgcatttaacacagaaaaaaacttcaGTTGCACCATCAGAAAGTACTGTTCAAAGAACAG aaCTTGAAACAAATGCTCCAGTAGTTGCTGGTCAAAG ACTTCAGTAA